From the genome of Bradyrhizobium elkanii USDA 76, one region includes:
- the asnB gene encoding asparagine synthase (glutamine-hydrolyzing), with product MCGIAGIVNLRDAPVEPADISRLTNLIAHRGPFGEGTWFNAKRNVAFGHRRLAIIDPGEGGYQPMVSGDSRHVIVYNGEIYNFLELRRELEAKGAVFRSQSDTEVILAAWQAWGEDMLLRFNGMWALAIYDTATDDLFLARDRFGIKPMLYALSSERFVFASEQRALARSGLVETSLDIDVARRLLLDPFGIEGSERTLFAQLRRLQGGHCMWLRKGRVQVRRWWRTVDHLPAIPDTEVERVERFRELFQDSVALRMRSDVPIGTCLSGGFDSSAVICAMATHEKAGMGPRGSTAWRHAFVATFPGASNDERPMAEEAAAWADVAPSFLEIGRSDALTDLDRILDDNDDVYIGLPSAPWLIYRELRRQNVTVSLDGHGADELMGAYLQEGQLAAFRIRNAAAALTSRSQLAQRGIDFLRAQMIRREGHYFLRGGVAAAPAPLPLVAEDDELPDTWGALNRRLYRMFHSTTLPTILRNFDRLSMAHGIEVRMPFMDWRLVTYTMALPETSKSADGLTKVVARQAMANLMPESIRTARRKVGFNSPMPEWLNGPLAGWTAELLDRNVPAFAQFVDEAPLRRAVGRLTASQSWDWKSVGRIWPYLNMKWMLARS from the coding sequence ATGTGCGGCATCGCAGGCATCGTCAATCTGCGCGACGCTCCGGTGGAGCCGGCCGACATCTCGCGGCTCACCAATTTGATCGCGCATCGCGGTCCGTTCGGCGAGGGCACCTGGTTCAATGCCAAGCGAAACGTCGCTTTCGGCCATCGCCGGCTCGCGATCATCGATCCCGGCGAGGGCGGCTATCAGCCGATGGTGTCAGGCGATAGCCGCCATGTGATTGTCTACAATGGCGAGATCTACAACTTCCTCGAATTACGTCGCGAGCTCGAGGCAAAGGGCGCGGTCTTCCGCAGCCAGTCCGATACCGAAGTGATCCTTGCCGCCTGGCAGGCATGGGGCGAGGACATGCTGCTGCGTTTCAACGGCATGTGGGCGCTGGCGATCTACGACACCGCCACGGATGATTTGTTCCTGGCGCGCGATCGCTTCGGCATCAAGCCGATGCTGTATGCGTTGTCATCCGAGCGGTTCGTGTTCGCGTCCGAACAGCGGGCGCTGGCGCGGAGCGGGCTGGTTGAGACGTCACTCGATATCGACGTGGCGCGGCGGCTGTTGCTTGACCCGTTCGGGATCGAAGGCAGCGAGCGGACTCTGTTCGCGCAACTGCGCCGCCTGCAGGGCGGCCACTGCATGTGGCTGCGCAAGGGGCGTGTGCAGGTGCGCCGCTGGTGGCGGACCGTGGATCACCTGCCGGCGATTCCGGATACCGAGGTCGAACGCGTCGAGCGCTTTCGCGAACTGTTTCAGGATTCCGTCGCGCTGCGGATGCGCAGCGATGTTCCGATCGGGACCTGCCTGTCCGGCGGCTTTGATTCGTCCGCGGTGATCTGCGCCATGGCGACCCATGAGAAGGCCGGCATGGGACCGCGTGGCTCGACGGCCTGGCGACACGCCTTTGTCGCGACGTTTCCCGGCGCCAGCAACGACGAGCGGCCGATGGCGGAGGAAGCGGCCGCGTGGGCCGATGTGGCACCGAGCTTTCTCGAGATCGGGCGCTCCGACGCGCTCACCGACCTTGACCGCATTCTCGACGATAATGACGACGTCTATATCGGGCTGCCGAGCGCGCCGTGGTTGATCTATCGCGAGCTTCGGCGCCAGAACGTTACCGTGTCACTCGACGGCCACGGGGCAGACGAATTGATGGGCGCCTACCTGCAGGAGGGGCAGTTGGCTGCATTCCGGATTCGGAACGCAGCAGCCGCGCTCACTTCACGATCGCAGCTGGCGCAGCGCGGCATCGACTTCCTGCGGGCGCAGATGATCAGGCGCGAGGGGCACTACTTTCTGCGCGGAGGCGTTGCGGCCGCGCCTGCGCCGCTGCCGCTGGTCGCCGAGGATGATGAATTGCCTGATACATGGGGCGCGTTGAACCGGCGCCTCTACCGCATGTTCCATTCGACTACGCTGCCGACCATCCTGCGCAATTTCGACCGGCTCTCGATGGCGCACGGGATCGAGGTCCGCATGCCGTTCATGGACTGGCGGCTGGTCACCTACACGATGGCGCTGCCGGAAACGAGCAAGTCGGCGGATGGCCTGACCAAGGTGGTGGCGCGGCAGGCGATGGCGAACCTGATGCCCGAAAGCATCCGCACCGCGCGCCGCAAGGTAGGCTTCAACTCGCCGATGCCGGAATGGTTGAACGGGCCATTGGCGGGCTGGACGGCAGAGCTGCTCGATCGGAATGTTCCGGCATTCGCCCAGTTCGTCGACGAAGCGCCCCTTCGAAGGGCGGTCGGCCGCTTGACGGCGTCGCAGAGCTGGGATTGGAAGAGTGTCGGCCGGATCTGGCCTTATTTGAACATGAAATGGATGTTGGCAAGGTCGTAA
- a CDS encoding acyltransferase: MFRRAVTDAIDGVLGWRSRFSGAVRVGRGSTIAWRRIRRAAGNDLSVGEGSIVHADINFEETGGRIQIGSRTFIGRSNLVCYRSLTIGDDVIMSWGITIVDHDSHSIDWMDRRNDVREWAARRKNWDKIANAPVVISDRAWIGFNVSILKGVSIGTGAVIGACSVVTRDIPPYSLAVGNPARVIRLLGQPSDENREP, translated from the coding sequence ATGTTCAGGCGTGCTGTGACAGATGCGATTGATGGTGTCCTTGGTTGGCGCAGCCGGTTCTCAGGGGCGGTGCGCGTCGGACGCGGATCGACGATCGCATGGCGCCGCATCAGACGCGCGGCCGGTAATGACCTGTCGGTGGGGGAAGGCTCGATTGTTCACGCCGACATTAACTTCGAGGAAACCGGAGGCAGGATTCAAATCGGCAGCCGGACGTTCATCGGGCGAAGCAATCTCGTTTGCTACCGAAGCCTCACTATTGGTGACGACGTCATCATGTCATGGGGAATCACGATCGTAGATCACGATTCGCACAGCATCGATTGGATGGACCGCCGCAACGATGTCCGGGAATGGGCGGCTCGTCGAAAAAACTGGGATAAGATTGCGAATGCGCCAGTCGTGATATCTGATCGAGCCTGGATCGGGTTCAATGTGAGCATCCTGAAAGGGGTTTCGATAGGGACGGGCGCAGTCATTGGAGCGTGTTCGGTTGTCACTCGTGACATTCCGCCCTATTCGTTGGCCGTCGGCAATCCGGCGAGAGTCATTCGACTGCTCGGTCAACCTTCAGACGAAAATCGCGAGCCTTAA
- a CDS encoding glycosyltransferase, which produces MRLFQNNGLSRGFRAHRHETPYRNFAAGRAQFLDTRFTASHILLPVLTDNPDAFYTNGDDERLQLLWAKENNLRTDDLEQILLAQIEQHRTEVFYNLDPIRYSSKFVAKLPGCVKKSIAWRAAPSGNADLTEYDLVVCNFASILENWRQKGCSVASFFPAHDPVMDGYAGARAEELDVIFIGGYTRHHVNRSQAMRAAASAAGVRARFYLEDSRLTRLANALAPLPVLRSYRHPEDIRLIRADPVYGRDAYAAMAKSRMVFNGAIDMAGEDRGNMRCFETTGCGSVLLTDAGRYPEGFVHGETMLVYSSPEQIPELIGKLMKEEKLAKLIAQAGHAMVKERYNKALQWTKFQELI; this is translated from the coding sequence ATGCGTCTCTTTCAGAACAATGGTCTCTCGCGCGGCTTTCGCGCCCACCGTCACGAGACGCCCTATCGGAATTTCGCTGCCGGGCGAGCGCAGTTTCTCGATACGCGGTTCACGGCATCGCATATCCTCCTGCCGGTGCTCACCGACAACCCGGACGCCTTCTACACGAATGGAGACGACGAGCGCCTCCAGTTGCTGTGGGCGAAGGAGAATAATCTCCGTACGGACGATCTGGAACAAATTCTGCTGGCTCAAATCGAGCAGCATCGCACCGAGGTGTTCTACAATCTCGATCCGATACGCTATTCCAGCAAGTTCGTTGCGAAGCTGCCGGGATGTGTGAAAAAGTCCATCGCCTGGAGGGCTGCCCCCTCCGGAAACGCGGATTTGACTGAATACGACCTCGTCGTATGCAACTTTGCATCGATCCTCGAGAATTGGCGACAAAAGGGGTGCAGTGTTGCATCCTTCTTTCCAGCGCATGATCCGGTGATGGACGGCTACGCCGGTGCTCGCGCGGAGGAGCTTGATGTTATTTTCATTGGTGGATACACGCGCCATCATGTCAATCGCAGCCAAGCGATGCGAGCTGCGGCGTCGGCGGCCGGAGTCCGCGCGCGCTTTTATCTTGAGGATTCGCGCCTCACGCGGCTGGCGAATGCTCTCGCTCCGTTACCAGTGCTTCGTTCGTACCGCCACCCAGAGGATATTCGTTTGATCCGCGCCGATCCGGTGTACGGGCGAGATGCCTATGCCGCGATGGCAAAGAGCCGCATGGTGTTCAACGGCGCGATCGACATGGCCGGCGAGGACCGCGGCAATATGAGATGCTTCGAAACGACTGGATGCGGTTCGGTTCTATTGACGGATGCGGGACGCTATCCGGAGGGTTTCGTTCATGGCGAAACCATGCTGGTATACTCGTCGCCTGAGCAAATACCGGAGTTGATCGGCAAGCTGATGAAAGAAGAGAAGCTTGCAAAATTGATCGCCCAAGCGGGGCATGCAATGGTGAAGGAGCGCTATAACAAAGCGCTGCAGTGGACCAAGTTCCAAGAGTTGATTTGA
- a CDS encoding class I SAM-dependent methyltransferase → MSGEKAFATWEEAVVWLRNQPDQRQLVLDAFYDDPLVGAAERYFQSSEWQAITELLAGRCGTALDVGAGRGIASYALARTGFVVRALEPDPSAIVGAAAIRNLVRQTQLPIRVVEEFCERLPFADAAFDLVFARAVLHHTRDLEGACREMFRVLRPGGMLIAAREHVISKEPDLPQFLAQHPLHHLYGGEHAFLLDRYTGALTAAGFSAIDTLAPLQSPINLFPYTLETLKSAIVTRLTQKVPVAPLWRTAFASRLVFGSLLSMAERFDNRPGRLYSFVCHKA, encoded by the coding sequence ATGTCGGGTGAGAAAGCATTCGCGACCTGGGAGGAGGCCGTAGTTTGGCTGCGCAATCAGCCGGACCAGCGCCAGCTTGTGCTCGATGCGTTCTACGACGATCCGCTGGTTGGCGCCGCCGAGCGCTATTTCCAAAGCTCCGAATGGCAGGCGATTACTGAGTTGCTGGCCGGGCGGTGCGGTACCGCACTCGACGTGGGAGCCGGTCGCGGCATTGCGAGTTATGCGCTCGCCCGAACCGGCTTTGTCGTGAGAGCGCTCGAGCCGGATCCCAGCGCGATCGTGGGAGCGGCGGCGATCCGCAACCTGGTACGGCAGACGCAACTGCCGATCCGGGTGGTCGAAGAGTTTTGCGAGCGGCTGCCGTTCGCCGACGCAGCGTTCGATCTTGTCTTCGCCCGCGCCGTGCTGCACCACACGCGCGATCTCGAGGGAGCATGCCGGGAGATGTTTCGGGTGCTGCGGCCCGGTGGCATGCTGATCGCGGCGCGCGAGCATGTCATCAGCAAGGAGCCGGACCTTCCCCAGTTCCTCGCGCAGCATCCGTTGCATCATCTTTACGGAGGAGAGCATGCCTTCCTGCTCGATCGCTACACCGGCGCCCTGACCGCCGCAGGCTTTTCCGCGATCGACACGCTGGCGCCGCTGCAAAGCCCGATCAACCTGTTTCCCTATACGCTGGAGACCCTGAAATCGGCGATCGTGACCAGGTTGACGCAAAAGGTTCCGGTCGCTCCACTGTGGCGAACCGCGTTTGCGTCACGTCTTGTGTTTGGCTCGCTGCTGTCGATGGCCGAACGTTTCGACAATCGACCGGGCCGGCTCTACTCCTTTGTCTGTCACAAGGCCTGA
- a CDS encoding NAD-dependent epimerase/dehydratase family protein: MIVWVTGANGFIGRHLVHQLAGAGHAVHGVGHGALDAVETRRLGLQSWINGEIDAANLNALAAAHGLPAQIFHLAGGSSVGISIARPFEDYSRTVASTARLLEWLRGSAPNCAVIAASSAAVYGADHVGPIAESAIATPMSPYGQHKLMMEQLCRSYAQSFGIRCTIVRLFSVYGPNLRKQLLWDICSRLAAKEQVLTLGGTGNEIRDWTDVRDVARLLASVAAPSSQAALRVINGGSGRGTSVADIAAGLSRQWGGNTVVRHSGVSRPGDPLCLLADDAVLRRIGFDWRIPLDQGLADYVTWFKEQAS; encoded by the coding sequence ATGATCGTCTGGGTCACAGGCGCGAATGGGTTCATCGGCCGCCATCTCGTGCATCAGCTGGCGGGAGCGGGCCATGCGGTGCACGGCGTCGGGCACGGCGCCCTCGATGCAGTGGAAACCCGGCGGCTTGGTTTGCAGAGCTGGATCAACGGTGAAATCGACGCGGCCAATCTCAACGCGCTCGCGGCCGCCCACGGGCTGCCGGCGCAGATCTTTCATCTGGCTGGCGGATCGTCGGTCGGCATCTCGATCGCGCGGCCGTTCGAGGACTATTCGCGCACCGTGGCGAGCACCGCGCGGCTGCTCGAATGGCTGCGCGGATCTGCGCCGAACTGCGCCGTGATCGCGGCGTCAAGTGCGGCCGTCTATGGAGCCGACCATGTCGGCCCGATCGCTGAAAGCGCGATCGCAACTCCGATGTCGCCCTATGGGCAGCACAAGTTGATGATGGAGCAATTGTGCAGGAGCTACGCGCAATCGTTTGGCATCCGCTGCACGATCGTGCGGCTGTTCTCGGTCTATGGACCCAATTTGCGCAAGCAACTGCTCTGGGATATCTGCTCGCGGCTGGCGGCCAAGGAGCAGGTGCTCACGCTTGGCGGGACGGGCAACGAAATCCGCGATTGGACCGACGTGCGCGATGTCGCAAGGCTGCTCGCAAGCGTCGCAGCACCGTCGTCGCAAGCGGCCCTCCGGGTCATCAACGGCGGGTCGGGCCGCGGGACCAGCGTTGCCGATATTGCCGCCGGTCTCAGCCGGCAGTGGGGCGGCAACACCGTTGTGCGACACTCGGGCGTAAGCCGGCCCGGCGATCCGCTGTGCCTGTTGGCCGACGATGCCGTGCTGCGCCGGATCGGATTCGATTGGCGCATTCCGCTCGATCAGGGCCTTGCCGATTACGTGACCTGGTTCAAGGAGCAGGCTTCGTGA
- a CDS encoding glycosyltransferase family 4 protein: MTPRPLRIAFSHISRRLWAGGYNYQGNLFAALDQFRPGEFIPVLFAGMQADENELADLAAISNVEIVRSNAFDGQPGLTAALALGLDKGAATAFRIARIDLVVESARFFGWRLPFPTIAWIPDLQHRTLPHLFPRAARWRREFGFRMQIASGRTIMLSSESALLDFKTYYPRVKNRVAVVRFAVRPPTAFLSTNPSEVVEAYGLPANYLYLPNQFYRHKNHQLVVEALTILKRRGVDVVICASGSPEDRREPGYYNLINSEIGKRGLGAHFRHVGVIPLSHVYALLRASTALLNPSRFEGWSTTVEEAKSFGVPMVLSDIAVHREQTEGSARYFGVDDPVALADHIAQISREARGLVNRDIVPHHDDAVGAFAASFAFTVHQALKQNAGRLQMSRSGS; encoded by the coding sequence GTGACGCCCCGCCCACTGCGAATCGCGTTTAGTCATATTTCACGTCGGCTATGGGCCGGCGGATACAACTATCAAGGTAATCTGTTCGCAGCGCTCGACCAATTTCGGCCTGGTGAATTCATTCCGGTTCTCTTTGCCGGGATGCAAGCTGATGAGAATGAACTTGCCGACCTCGCGGCGATATCAAATGTCGAGATTGTGAGATCAAACGCATTCGACGGACAACCTGGCCTAACGGCAGCGCTTGCGCTCGGCTTAGACAAGGGTGCTGCAACGGCATTTCGGATAGCTCGGATCGATCTGGTCGTTGAATCGGCGCGTTTTTTCGGTTGGCGGCTGCCGTTCCCGACAATAGCTTGGATTCCCGATCTGCAGCATCGCACTTTGCCTCATCTGTTTCCGAGGGCCGCACGCTGGCGTCGCGAGTTTGGGTTCCGCATGCAGATCGCATCGGGTCGAACCATCATGCTAAGTAGCGAAAGCGCTCTGCTTGACTTCAAGACCTATTATCCACGTGTCAAAAACCGCGTCGCCGTTGTCCGCTTTGCGGTCCGGCCGCCAACTGCCTTCCTGAGCACGAATCCATCCGAAGTCGTCGAAGCATATGGTCTGCCGGCGAACTACCTCTATCTTCCCAATCAGTTCTATCGCCACAAAAACCACCAACTCGTTGTTGAGGCCTTGACGATCTTGAAGCGTCGCGGTGTCGACGTGGTCATTTGTGCATCCGGCAGTCCAGAGGATCGGCGTGAGCCGGGGTACTACAATCTCATTAATTCGGAGATTGGTAAGCGCGGCCTTGGTGCCCACTTCCGCCATGTCGGTGTTATCCCTCTATCCCACGTCTACGCGCTCTTACGGGCGTCGACTGCATTGCTTAATCCGTCACGCTTCGAGGGTTGGAGCACAACTGTTGAGGAGGCCAAATCGTTTGGCGTTCCGATGGTCCTATCCGATATCGCCGTGCACCGAGAACAGACCGAGGGTAGTGCGCGGTATTTCGGCGTGGATGATCCGGTAGCACTGGCAGACCATATTGCGCAGATCTCCCGCGAAGCTCGCGGGCTGGTTAATCGTGATATCGTTCCGCATCACGATGACGCCGTCGGCGCGTTTGCTGCAAGCTTTGCGTTCACAGTACATCAGGCCCTGAAACAGAATGCCGGGCGGTTGCAAATGAGCCGTTCTGGATCGTAG
- a CDS encoding Gfo/Idh/MocA family protein, whose product MIRFGLLGCGRIAKRHSDLLGGNHIAGACLVAVCDRVRVRADVIAERFGVAAYSDMDNFLARKDIDAVAVLTPSGLHPAHVIACAKAGKHIVVEKPMALRLQDADDMIRACDQAGVKMFIVKQNRFNVPVVKAREALDAGRFGKLILGTVRVRWCRDQAYYDQDDWRGTWAYDGGVLTNQASHHVDMLEWFFGEVVSVHARAATALAKIETEDTAVATLKFRNGALGIIEATTATRPTDLEGSLSILGEKGTVEISGFAVNQIRHWRFVDELPSDKDVVEKFSVNPPNVYGFGHQAYYHHVVDCLVNQRAALVDGLEGRKSLELISALYESIETGEEVALRFTPRLSRLGVVS is encoded by the coding sequence ATGATAAGATTCGGCCTGCTTGGGTGTGGGCGCATTGCCAAGCGCCATTCTGACCTTTTAGGAGGCAATCATATTGCAGGAGCGTGCTTGGTTGCGGTATGCGACCGAGTTCGCGTGCGGGCTGATGTGATCGCCGAGAGGTTCGGCGTTGCGGCCTACTCGGACATGGATAACTTTCTTGCTCGCAAGGATATCGATGCCGTCGCCGTGCTGACGCCGAGCGGGCTGCATCCCGCGCATGTGATCGCCTGCGCCAAGGCCGGCAAGCACATCGTGGTTGAGAAGCCAATGGCGCTACGGCTGCAGGACGCCGACGACATGATCCGGGCCTGCGACCAGGCCGGCGTCAAAATGTTCATCGTCAAGCAGAACCGCTTCAACGTGCCGGTGGTCAAGGCGCGCGAGGCGCTCGATGCCGGCCGCTTCGGCAAGCTGATCCTGGGGACGGTCCGGGTGCGCTGGTGCCGCGACCAGGCCTATTACGACCAGGACGATTGGCGCGGCACCTGGGCCTATGACGGCGGCGTGCTGACCAATCAGGCAAGCCACCATGTCGACATGCTGGAGTGGTTCTTCGGCGAAGTGGTGAGCGTGCATGCGCGCGCGGCAACAGCGCTGGCCAAAATCGAAACCGAGGATACGGCCGTCGCGACGCTGAAGTTCCGCAACGGCGCGCTCGGGATCATCGAGGCGACCACCGCGACGCGCCCGACCGATCTTGAGGGCTCGCTCTCGATCCTGGGCGAAAAGGGCACGGTCGAGATTTCGGGCTTCGCGGTCAACCAGATCCGGCACTGGCGCTTTGTCGACGAGCTGCCGTCGGACAAGGACGTCGTGGAGAAGTTCTCGGTCAACCCGCCCAACGTCTACGGCTTCGGCCATCAGGCCTATTATCACCATGTAGTCGATTGTCTGGTGAACCAGCGCGCCGCGCTGGTCGATGGACTCGAGGGCCGCAAGAGCCTGGAGCTGATCTCCGCCCTCTACGAGTCGATCGAGACCGGCGAGGAGGTCGCACTGCGCTTCACGCCACGGCTGAGCCGGCTGGGCGTCGTTTCGTGA
- a CDS encoding acyltransferase → MNRPEVHQASVRDVAFGERVKIVEPCNLYGCKLGDDCFVGPFTEIQKGVIVGARTRVQSHAFVCELVTIGEDCFVGHGVMFVNDTFSTGGPARGRKELWRETVIGNRVSIGSNATIMPVRIVDDVVIGAGSVVTKDITISGTYAGNPARRLLTSQ, encoded by the coding sequence GTGAACCGGCCGGAGGTGCATCAGGCCAGCGTGCGCGATGTCGCGTTCGGCGAACGCGTCAAGATCGTCGAGCCCTGCAACCTCTATGGCTGCAAGCTCGGCGACGACTGCTTCGTCGGCCCCTTCACCGAAATCCAGAAGGGCGTGATCGTCGGGGCGCGCACCCGCGTGCAGTCGCATGCCTTCGTCTGCGAACTCGTCACCATCGGCGAGGATTGTTTCGTCGGCCACGGTGTGATGTTCGTCAACGACACGTTCTCCACCGGCGGCCCGGCGCGTGGACGCAAGGAGCTGTGGCGCGAGACGGTGATCGGCAACCGGGTGTCGATCGGCTCCAACGCGACGATCATGCCGGTCAGGATCGTCGACGACGTCGTCATCGGCGCCGGATCGGTGGTGACCAAGGACATCACGATATCAGGCACCTATGCCGGCAATCCGGCGCGCCGGCTGCTGACGAGCCAATAG
- a CDS encoding DegT/DnrJ/EryC1/StrS family aminotransferase — MAVPYADLQLQYQSIKGEIDAAIAGVIRDNAFIRGSYVDAFEREFAAAAEVAHCVSCANGTDALYLAMRALKVKPGDEVITTAHSWISTAAMITHSGATVVFCDTDEATFTIDPAAIEAAITPRTVGIIPVHLYGQPADMDAIMAIAQKHKLWVIEDCAQAHLARYKGRMVGTFGAAATYSFYPGKNLGAMGDAGAVVTNDAALAEQMAMLARHGGLVKHQHHIEGINSRLDGMQAAILSAKLPHLAAWTEARQAAAEVYDGGLNQIEDVVVPEVAPARSHVYHLYTIRHPRRDALAAHLNANGVQTAINYPTALPFLPAYARFEHRPEQFPNAHRDQGRILSLPMFAEITRQQQDEVIELIRKF, encoded by the coding sequence ATGGCGGTGCCGTATGCCGACCTGCAACTGCAATACCAGTCCATCAAGGGCGAGATCGACGCTGCGATCGCCGGCGTGATCCGCGACAACGCCTTCATTCGCGGCAGCTATGTCGACGCCTTCGAGCGCGAATTTGCAGCGGCGGCCGAGGTCGCTCATTGCGTGTCCTGCGCCAACGGCACCGACGCGCTTTACCTCGCCATGCGGGCGCTGAAGGTGAAGCCGGGCGACGAGGTGATCACGACGGCGCATTCCTGGATCTCGACCGCGGCGATGATCACCCATTCCGGTGCCACCGTCGTATTCTGCGACACCGACGAGGCCACGTTCACGATCGATCCGGCGGCGATCGAGGCCGCGATCACGCCGCGCACGGTCGGCATCATCCCGGTGCATCTCTACGGCCAGCCCGCGGATATGGACGCGATCATGGCGATCGCGCAGAAGCACAAGCTGTGGGTGATCGAGGATTGCGCCCAGGCCCACCTCGCGCGCTACAAGGGCCGCATGGTCGGTACCTTCGGCGCGGCCGCGACCTATTCATTCTATCCCGGCAAGAATCTCGGCGCGATGGGCGATGCCGGCGCGGTCGTCACCAACGACGCGGCCCTCGCCGAGCAGATGGCCATGCTGGCGCGCCATGGTGGACTGGTGAAGCACCAGCACCACATCGAAGGCATCAACAGCCGGCTCGACGGCATGCAGGCGGCGATCCTCTCCGCCAAGCTGCCGCATCTTGCCGCCTGGACCGAGGCCCGGCAGGCCGCGGCCGAGGTCTATGATGGCGGCCTCAACCAGATCGAGGATGTCGTGGTGCCCGAGGTCGCGCCGGCACGCAGCCACGTCTATCACCTCTACACGATCAGGCATCCGCGCCGCGACGCGCTCGCCGCCCATCTCAACGCCAACGGCGTGCAGACCGCCATCAACTATCCCACCGCGCTGCCGTTCCTGCCGGCTTATGCTCGGTTCGAGCATCGGCCGGAGCAGTTCCCCAACGCGCATCGCGATCAGGGCCGGATTCTCTCGCTGCCGATGTTCGCCGAGATCACGCGCCAGCAGCAGGACGAGGTGATCGAGCTGATCCGGAAGTTCTGA
- a CDS encoding HAD family hydrolase, with translation MSSASGDQPRRPAVFFDRDGVLNQDIGYLFESHRLVWINGAREAVKAVNDMGYFAFVVTNQSGVARGLYEETHVRRLHDWMADELGRIGAHIDAFEYCPFHPEGTVERYRQVSHRRKPAPGMINDLLERFPVDVERSFLVGDQPTDLEAARAAGLKGYLFSGSNLEKFLRPLLLGS, from the coding sequence ATGAGCAGCGCTTCCGGAGATCAGCCGCGAAGGCCGGCCGTGTTCTTCGATCGGGACGGCGTCCTGAACCAGGACATCGGTTACCTGTTCGAAAGCCACAGGCTGGTCTGGATCAACGGCGCGCGCGAGGCGGTCAAGGCTGTCAACGACATGGGGTATTTTGCGTTCGTCGTGACCAACCAGTCGGGCGTCGCAAGGGGTCTCTACGAGGAGACACACGTGCGGCGGCTTCACGACTGGATGGCCGATGAGCTCGGCAGGATCGGCGCGCATATCGACGCCTTTGAATACTGCCCGTTCCATCCTGAAGGGACGGTTGAACGATATCGGCAGGTCAGCCACCGCCGCAAACCGGCGCCGGGCATGATCAATGATCTGCTGGAACGCTTTCCGGTCGACGTCGAACGCAGCTTTCTGGTCGGCGATCAGCCGACGGATCTCGAGGCGGCACGTGCGGCCGGGCTGAAGGGCTACCTGTTCTCGGGATCCAATCTGGAAAAGTTCCTGAGGCCCCTGCTGCTCGGGAGCTGA